In Zingiber officinale cultivar Zhangliang chromosome 1A, Zo_v1.1, whole genome shotgun sequence, a genomic segment contains:
- the LOC122026622 gene encoding protein SUPPRESSOR OF GENE SILENCING 3 homolog produces the protein MNSKKGTGKVSASPAIGANSSRGKGVEDPDSGTNLLNKNMSGLSLDSQEGGWELYAKKSKNRTGGVSSKPWDSSNSSKSLGHAEGIPRQGWGTNVGVGRTSGNSWAQASEYRSPGGRGIGKQQHPTKDWESQYMAPPAGPGVAPPLQHGWQWAARGGSSGSQLKTEEAISKNQRQDGSFGGDYDSVDDVTKQQDRDSDYDDNDDLVDDSDDDLSDDYDSDTSQKSHETRKKSKWFNGFFGELDKLTVEEINEPNRQWHCPACQNAPGAIDWYKGLQPLMTHAKTKGKTRVKLHRELALLLEEELHRKGTTVIPAGEVFGKWKGLKESTTDHEIIWPPMVIIMNTKLEQDDNDKWLGMGNQELLDYFSTYAPVKSRHSYGPNGHRGMSVLVFEATAMGYLEAERLHKHFAEQGTSRDAWEHPRKNLFCAGGKRQLYGYLARKEDLDTFNYHCQGKSRLKYELKSYQEMVVIPMKQMNEDNQELVWLKNKVIKQERRSKALEETFGVVTQKLRETMEENRIVRHRTKIQHQENKEEMDYQEHFFKEQMDKIHKVTEEKEQLFEKSQQEERAKAKHSDLNSGTTEEKKLRQEEIARFIDNQAKGVEEFLAEREKLIKAHEEKKVELRRQYLEEEVKMEKEFDGALTKLMEKYSPATFQASRSSS, from the exons atgaactccaagaaaggtacAGGAAAGGTTTCTGCTTCTCCAGCTATAGGGGCCAATTCATCACGAGGTAAAGGTGTTGAAGATCCTGATTCTGGCACTAATCTGTTGAACAAGAACATGTCTGGTTTGAGCCTAGATTCTCAGGAGGGTGGGTGGGAGTTGTATGCAAAAAAATCTAAGAATAGAACTGGTGGAGTTTCATCAAAACCTTGGGATTCTTCAAATTCTTCTAAATCTTTGGGTCATGCAGAAGGGATCCCTAGACAAGGATGGGGTACAAATGTAGGAGTTGGTAGAACCTCTGGGAATAGCTGGGCTCAAGCCAGTGAGTATCGTAGTCCTGGTGGCAGAGGAATTGGTAAGCAGCAACATCCTACTAAGGACTGGGAGTCACAGTACATGGCCCCACCCGCTGGTCCTGGTGTAGCGCCACCACTGCAACATGGCTGGCAATGGGCTGCAAGAGGTGGATCATCTGGTTCTCAACTGAAAACTGAGGAAGCTATTTCTAAAAATCAACGTCAGGATGGTTCCTTTGGTGGAGATTATGACTCTGTTGATGATGTAACTAAACAACAAGATCGTGACTCAGATTATGATGACAATGATGATTTGGTGGATGATAGTGATGATGATCTCAGCGATGATTATGATTCTGATACTAGTCAAAAGAGCCATGAGACtagaaagaaaagcaaatggtTCAATGGTTTCTTTGGGGAGCTGGACAAACTGACTGTTGAAGAAATCAATGAACCAAATAGGCAATGGCATTGTCCTGCATGTCAGAATGCTCCAGGTGCTATTGACTGGTATAAAGGCCTACAACCTTTAATGACCCATGCAAAGACTAAGGGTAAGACAAGGGTAAAACTTCATCGAGAGCTTGCTTTACTTTTAGAAGAGGAGCTTCATCGAAAGGGAACTACTGTTATACCTGCTGGTGAAGTATTTGGTAAATGGAAGGGTCTGAAGGAGTCAACAACTGACCATGAAATAATCTGGCCTCCGATGGTGATTATCATGAATACTAAACTTGAACAAGATGATAATGACAAG TGGTTAGGTATGGGAAACCAAGAGCTACTTGATTATTTCAGTACGTATGCACCAGTGAAGTCCCGCCATTCCTATGGACCTAATGGGCATCGAGGAATGAGTGTTTTGGTTTTTGAAGCTACTGCAATGGGCTATTTGGAAGCTGAGCGGCTGCATAAGCACTTTGCAGAGCAAGGAACCAGTAGAGATGCATGGGAACATCCTCGGAAAAATCTATTCTGTGCTGGTGGCAAACGTCAACTATATGGTTACCTAGCACGAAAAGAAGATCTGGATACCTTCAACTACCACTGCCAAG GGAAATCTCGACTTAAATATGAATTGAAATCATATCAAGAAATGGTTGTGATCCCCATGAAACAAATGAATGAGGACAATCAGGAACTAGTTTGGCTGAAGAACAAAGTCATTAAGCAAGAGAGACGATCCAAGGCTCTTGAAGAAACATTTGGTGTGGTAACCCAAAAGTTGCGGGAGACCATGGAAGAAAACAGGATTGTAAGACATAGGACCAAGATCCAACATCAAGAGAACAAAGAAGAG ATGGATTACCAAGAGCACTTTTTCAAGGAACAGATGGACAAGATTCACAAGGTTACTGAAGAGAAAGAGCAATTGTTTGAGAAGTCGCAGCAGGAGGAGCGTGCAAAGGCAAAGCATTCTGATTTAAATTCTGGAACCACTGAAGAGAAAAAGCTTAG GCAGGAAGAGATTGCTAGGTTCATTGACAACCAAGCAAAAGGAGTTGAAGAATTTTTGGCTGAGAGAGAGAAACTGATTAAGGCCCATGAGGAGAAGAAGGTTGAACTTCGGCGTCAATACCTGGAGGAGGAAGTTAAGATGGAGAAGGAGTTTGATGGTGCTCTGACCAAACTGATGGAGAAGTATTCCCCTGCTACCTTCCAGGCTTCGAGAAGCAGTTCTTAG